From one Thermomicrobiales bacterium genomic stretch:
- the sucC gene encoding ADP-forming succinate--CoA ligase subunit beta yields the protein MNIHEYQAAELLAGYGIPVNAGEVVTTADAASAAAERLVGPAGTVAIKAQVHTGGRGKAGGIKLASSPAEASERAGQILGMDIRGHIVNRVYVVPAVGIEREYYLGIILDRGARGITLMASAEGGVDIEEVARDTPEKIVRMTADRQMGLLDYQARQVAFDLGIEPDLVNGFAKIAKQLYAAFIGADASLAEINPLILTRDRQWMALDSKVTIDDNALPRHPDFEELRDMAEENETELQAKAHGISFVKLDGDIGCVVNGAGLAMATMDAVKLYGGEPANFLDVGGGASAAQVQLALEMILADPNVKAILFNIFGGITRGDLVAQGIVEAMHTVGVNVPMVIRLVGTNQAEGRQILADAGLSSYETMAEAAQQAVAAAQQENR from the coding sequence GTGAATATCCACGAATATCAGGCGGCAGAACTATTGGCCGGCTATGGCATCCCGGTCAACGCGGGCGAGGTTGTGACAACGGCAGACGCAGCCAGCGCCGCGGCCGAGCGGCTGGTCGGGCCGGCCGGGACGGTTGCGATCAAGGCGCAGGTCCATACTGGCGGCCGGGGCAAGGCCGGGGGGATCAAGCTGGCGTCGTCGCCGGCCGAGGCTAGCGAGCGGGCCGGCCAGATCCTCGGGATGGATATCCGCGGCCACATCGTCAACAGGGTCTACGTTGTTCCGGCCGTCGGGATCGAGCGCGAATACTATCTGGGTATCATCCTCGACCGCGGCGCGCGGGGCATCACCCTGATGGCCAGCGCCGAGGGGGGCGTCGACATCGAGGAAGTCGCTCGCGACACGCCGGAGAAGATCGTCCGGATGACGGCAGATCGCCAGATGGGCCTGCTGGACTACCAGGCGCGGCAGGTGGCGTTCGACCTCGGCATCGAGCCGGACCTCGTCAACGGGTTCGCGAAGATCGCCAAGCAGCTCTACGCCGCGTTCATCGGCGCGGACGCCTCGCTGGCCGAGATCAACCCGCTGATCCTGACCAGGGATCGGCAGTGGATGGCACTCGACTCGAAGGTGACGATCGACGACAACGCCCTGCCGCGGCATCCCGACTTCGAGGAGCTGCGCGACATGGCCGAGGAGAACGAGACCGAGCTGCAGGCCAAGGCGCATGGCATCTCCTTTGTCAAGCTGGACGGCGACATCGGCTGCGTTGTCAACGGCGCAGGCCTGGCGATGGCGACGATGGACGCCGTCAAGCTCTACGGCGGCGAGCCGGCCAACTTCCTCGACGTCGGCGGCGGGGCCAGCGCGGCGCAGGTTCAGCTGGCGCTGGAGATGATCCTGGCCGACCCGAACGTGAAGGCGATCCTGTTCAACATCTTCGGCGGCATCACCCGCGGCGATCTCGTGGCGCAGGGGATCGTCGAGGCGATGCACACCGTCGGCGTCAACGTGCCGATGGTCATCCGGCTGGTTGGCACGAACCAGGCAGAGGGCCGACAGATCCTGGCCGACGCCGGCCTGAGCAGCTACGAGACGATGGCCGAGGCGGCCCAGCAGGCGGTGGCAGCCGCGCAACAGGAGAACAGATGA
- a CDS encoding IS630 family transposase, whose product MSGKPDAGFVAAMEDVLDVYARPIDPLRPLVCFDESGKALRGDVRPSQPAGPGHALREDPAYIRHGSANLFLWCAPHLGQRGITVTERRTRVDWAVAMRHLVDEVFPTAERIVVVLDNLNIHADHSLYAAFPPREAKRIRDKLELHYTPKHASWLNIAELEFSALVRQCLDQRIPTPTDLQQAVDAWTTRRNSRAKPVQWHFMVEHARIKLRRLYPVPELDTSC is encoded by the coding sequence CTGTCCGGGAAGCCTGATGCGGGATTCGTCGCAGCCATGGAAGATGTGCTCGACGTCTATGCTCGACCGATCGACCCACTGCGTCCACTAGTCTGCTTTGACGAGAGTGGCAAAGCACTCCGGGGCGATGTCCGTCCCAGTCAGCCAGCTGGACCCGGTCACGCGCTGCGGGAAGATCCGGCCTATATCCGCCACGGCAGTGCCAACCTCTTTCTCTGGTGTGCGCCCCATCTTGGACAGCGAGGCATCACCGTCACCGAGCGGCGCACCCGGGTCGACTGGGCCGTCGCCATGCGCCATCTCGTCGATGAGGTCTTCCCGACGGCGGAGCGGATCGTGGTGGTGCTCGACAATCTCAACATCCATGCCGACCACTCACTCTATGCGGCGTTCCCGCCCCGGGAGGCAAAGCGCATTCGCGACAAGCTGGAACTGCATTACACCCCCAAGCATGCTTCGTGGCTGAACATCGCCGAACTGGAGTTTAGTGCGCTGGTGCGCCAATGTCTGGATCAGCGCATCCCCACGCCGACGGACTTGCAGCAGGCGGTTGATGCCTGGACAACCCGGCGCAACAGCCGCGCCAAACCGGTGCAATGGCACTTCATGGTGGAGCACGCACGCATCAAATTGCGCCGGCTGTATCCGGTCCCTGAACTGGACACTTCATGCTAG
- a CDS encoding GAF domain-containing protein, with amino-acid sequence MHDRMLEHESARDTTALRARLPDVRDAWRRLLVERCGFGTTLPDDLLIDFLETLAVFVANPDPAIPIRLAAEWREMVSLSVEGVAATASAIGLVGEALRDGLDGDATPEPAPAHHDISTLLSSFTTAFSGALMTSGEFQCSESYWYGVSCRLTQERERRITQLAILNDVSTALASTLSLDQLATIIHEQCGRLFDATNFYIATLDGDSDEMNIIYHHFGGQRVSGDGFDTVRIGLTRLVIELGEPVVFDDYVAACNERGIEVPPHIDRQKTWAWIGVPIVADDLTIGLLAMLTDQRVFTRDDATLLAAVARQAGAAIQNARLYQAQIIQANQLIVINRIARAFATIRDPRQLAAEAARRIQDAFGYGVVMIFQTNRSDDRLVLKTLAGIEGADNLVGFSLPLDERGIVGRAAATRQPVVVADVHIDDDFITSPWTAHIRSEIAVPLLREERLLGVLNVESPEVDAFSEQDVSLLTTIADQLAIALENAELLREEQKRRAEVSLILNASQAANSSLVLDDVLQRVAGGIADATGLASCVIYLFDEDRKRLLPSAFISRDGSRLDTARISQVAPSAESSQLLRQITMDAREPCALEMLSCHVDDDLARVLCASAVLAVPFLVRDECLGFALVVSHDDAYHFSNHQLRVAFGIADSAALALENARLYARSRSLGMAEERIRVARDIHDGIAQGLTAISLHLEASEQIFDSKPEKAQAGLRRALELTRDNLEDARRSVLDLRASALQELTLADALQHRLTQFAKEGASRPVRTSFTSESSGGRASSRLELSLYRICEEALDNVARHAGATHVDVALRRVGDTIVLQIADNGCGFDVDEVTHNCKPGGKFGLIAIRERVRLLHGTLDIDSTSAGTTLRVAAPFEGQWRRESTATSTTTSSMTSDRVLNA; translated from the coding sequence ATGCACGATCGTATGTTGGAACACGAGTCAGCTCGCGACACCACAGCCCTGCGCGCGCGGCTGCCAGATGTTCGCGATGCCTGGCGGCGGCTGCTCGTCGAACGCTGCGGATTCGGGACTACCCTGCCGGACGATCTCCTGATCGACTTTCTCGAGACGCTTGCCGTGTTCGTCGCCAACCCCGACCCGGCCATCCCGATCCGCCTCGCAGCCGAATGGCGCGAGATGGTATCGCTCAGCGTCGAGGGGGTGGCAGCAACAGCAAGCGCCATCGGCCTGGTCGGAGAGGCATTGCGCGACGGGCTCGATGGCGACGCCACGCCGGAACCAGCCCCCGCCCACCACGACATCTCGACCCTGCTGTCGTCGTTCACCACAGCATTCTCCGGCGCGCTCATGACGTCCGGCGAGTTTCAGTGCAGCGAGTCCTACTGGTATGGAGTGTCGTGCCGGCTGACGCAGGAACGCGAGCGACGGATCACGCAGCTGGCGATCCTCAACGACGTCTCGACTGCGTTAGCTTCGACACTATCGCTCGACCAGCTGGCGACGATCATCCACGAGCAATGCGGACGGCTCTTCGACGCGACGAACTTCTACATCGCGACGCTCGATGGCGACTCCGACGAGATGAATATCATCTATCACCACTTCGGCGGGCAGCGAGTCTCCGGCGATGGGTTCGATACGGTGAGGATCGGTCTGACCCGTCTCGTCATCGAGCTCGGCGAGCCGGTCGTGTTCGACGATTATGTTGCCGCCTGCAACGAACGCGGCATCGAGGTTCCCCCGCATATCGACCGGCAGAAGACCTGGGCGTGGATCGGGGTGCCGATCGTTGCTGACGACCTGACGATCGGCCTGCTGGCGATGCTCACCGACCAACGCGTCTTCACCCGCGATGACGCCACGTTGCTGGCGGCCGTCGCTCGCCAGGCCGGCGCAGCCATCCAGAACGCCCGCCTCTACCAGGCGCAGATCATCCAGGCCAACCAGCTCATCGTCATCAACCGGATCGCCCGGGCGTTCGCGACCATCCGCGACCCACGGCAGCTCGCCGCAGAGGCCGCCCGACGTATCCAGGATGCCTTCGGCTACGGCGTCGTCATGATCTTCCAGACCAATCGGAGCGACGATCGGCTCGTGCTGAAGACGCTTGCCGGAATCGAAGGCGCCGATAACCTGGTTGGATTCAGCCTCCCACTCGACGAACGAGGCATCGTCGGTCGCGCCGCCGCGACCCGCCAACCGGTCGTCGTCGCCGACGTCCACATCGACGACGACTTCATCACCAGCCCGTGGACGGCGCACATCCGCTCCGAGATCGCCGTCCCGCTCTTGCGCGAGGAGCGCCTCCTGGGCGTGCTCAACGTCGAATCTCCGGAGGTGGACGCGTTCTCGGAGCAGGATGTCAGCCTGCTGACGACGATCGCGGATCAGCTCGCGATTGCGCTGGAGAACGCCGAGCTACTGCGAGAGGAGCAGAAGCGCCGGGCTGAGGTCTCGTTGATCCTCAACGCCTCGCAGGCAGCCAACTCCTCGCTGGTTCTCGATGACGTCCTGCAGCGCGTGGCCGGCGGCATCGCCGACGCGACCGGCCTGGCCTCCTGCGTCATCTATCTGTTCGATGAGGATCGCAAACGGCTGCTGCCGTCGGCGTTCATCTCCCGCGATGGATCCAGGCTAGACACGGCAAGGATCAGCCAGGTTGCGCCGAGCGCGGAGTCGTCCCAACTGCTCAGGCAGATCACGATGGACGCTCGTGAGCCGTGCGCGCTGGAGATGCTGAGCTGCCACGTCGACGACGATCTGGCCCGGGTTCTCTGCGCCAGCGCCGTGCTGGCGGTGCCCTTCCTGGTTCGCGACGAATGTCTCGGCTTCGCGCTGGTCGTCTCGCACGACGACGCCTACCACTTCTCGAACCATCAGCTGCGGGTCGCCTTCGGGATCGCAGATTCGGCGGCGCTGGCGTTGGAGAACGCGCGGCTCTATGCCCGCTCGCGCTCGCTCGGCATGGCCGAAGAGCGCATCCGTGTCGCCCGTGACATCCACGACGGCATCGCGCAGGGGCTGACCGCTATATCGCTCCATCTCGAAGCGAGCGAGCAGATCTTCGACAGCAAGCCCGAGAAGGCGCAAGCCGGGCTGCGCCGCGCGCTCGAGCTGACACGCGACAACCTTGAGGACGCGCGCCGATCGGTTCTCGATCTTCGCGCCAGCGCCCTGCAGGAGTTGACGCTGGCCGACGCGCTCCAGCACCGGCTGACCCAGTTCGCGAAGGAGGGCGCCAGCCGGCCGGTCCGCACATCGTTCACCTCAGAGAGTTCGGGAGGTCGAGCCTCCTCGCGGCTGGAGCTGAGCCTCTACCGGATCTGCGAAGAGGCGCTCGACAATGTTGCGCGCCATGCCGGGGCAACTCATGTCGATGTTGCTCTCCGCCGCGTCGGAGACACCATCGTTCTGCAGATCGCCGACAATGGCTGCGGTTTCGACGTCGACGAGGTAACGCACAACTGCAAGCCCGGTGGAAAGTTCGGGCTGATCGCCATCCGCGAACGGGTCCGGCTACTCCATGGAACACTTGACATCGATTCAACCAGCGCTGGCACAACATTGCGCGTCGCAGCGCCGTTCGAGGGCCAGTGGCGCAGAGAGTCGACAGCGACGTCAACCACGACGTCTTCCATGACAAGTGACCGGGTACTCAATGCGTAG
- a CDS encoding rhomboid family intramembrane serine protease: MIPIGDDNRARRRSPVVVIALILLNAAVFIYELSLQRQGSDVLGHFIYSWGAVPIELLHLRDYPPTIPLPIWVTGLTSMFIHGGWLHLLGNMLFLWVFGDNVEDNMGHARFAVFYLLSGIGAVALQMLIDPSSAQPMIGASGAISGVLAAYLVLFPRGRIRVLIWLGFFVTIISLPALIVIGFWIALQFISGLASVGPDTTQTGGIAYFAHIGGFLTGLVAVFFFRRQPRRRLARSR, translated from the coding sequence GTGATCCCCATTGGCGACGACAATCGGGCGCGACGCCGGTCGCCGGTCGTCGTCATCGCGCTGATCCTCCTCAACGCCGCCGTCTTCATCTACGAGCTGTCGCTGCAGCGGCAGGGAAGCGATGTCCTCGGCCACTTCATCTACTCGTGGGGCGCAGTGCCGATCGAGCTGCTTCACCTGCGCGATTATCCTCCGACGATCCCGCTGCCGATCTGGGTTACCGGGCTTACCTCGATGTTCATCCACGGTGGCTGGCTGCACCTGCTCGGCAACATGCTCTTTCTCTGGGTCTTCGGCGACAATGTCGAGGACAATATGGGCCATGCGCGGTTTGCGGTGTTCTACCTGCTCTCCGGCATCGGCGCTGTTGCCCTCCAGATGCTGATCGACCCCAGCTCGGCCCAGCCGATGATCGGCGCCAGCGGCGCGATCTCGGGCGTGCTGGCCGCCTACCTCGTGCTCTTTCCCAGAGGTCGCATCCGGGTGCTTATCTGGCTGGGGTTCTTCGTCACGATCATCTCGCTACCCGCGCTGATCGTCATCGGCTTCTGGATCGCGCTGCAATTCATCAGCGGGCTCGCCTCGGTCGGGCCGGACACCACGCAGACCGGCGGGATCGCCTACTTCGCGCACATCGGCGGCTTCCTGACGGGGCTCGTGGCCGTCTTCTTCTTCCGCCGTCAACCCCGGCGTCGCCTCGCGCGTTCGCGCTAG
- a CDS encoding tetratricopeptide repeat protein, protein MPRSIVAEGGFGPTWHEQEVADQIGERQSVVLLGEPTDGKTRTLYDIVHRLPDHHVVVPIIDQPTPEPDAFKILAGRRVILMLDNLTDFVDAAVDLTTFCNRLGSVADYVVVATCRDGPEQRRVRDGFRGGLRTLYERIPLKLRLEPLNADDKRTLAESADIDWDPAREALYPTPGSIIMADALSAMTGRFDQLAIGPRTVVLAITLLDYAGIAPVTRKRVAAVVCDVFGQAVNLDDGLNQLADSSFIGKPANRDPILPEPAYIRPPVVNYAEHRTGGPRGDFDALADSLSTHSDAAGLFYLSTVLDSKTEHDRLRIVNCLDKSLAIDPNIPEALYNKGAALDNLGRYEEAITAYDAALALRTDPEALNNKGVALDNLGRYEEAITAYDAALALRAEYPEALNNKGVALRNLGRHEEAITAYDAALALRTDPEALNNKGVALDNLGRHEEAITAYDAALALRAEYPEALNNKGVALDNLGRYEEAITAYDAALALRAEYPEALNNKGAALDNLGRHEEAITAYDAALALRTDPEALNNKGAALGNLGRHEGAITAYDAALALRTDPEALYNKGVALGNLGRYEEAIIYFDKVLELRSDMPQVFCNKAVAFELLGRLDDANNCFATAAELGFDCGRGGDGSSASSVSTDR, encoded by the coding sequence GTGCCACGCTCAATTGTTGCAGAAGGTGGCTTCGGTCCGACTTGGCACGAGCAAGAGGTTGCGGACCAGATCGGCGAGCGTCAGAGTGTCGTACTCCTCGGCGAACCCACCGACGGTAAGACGAGGACACTCTATGACATCGTTCATCGACTGCCCGATCATCACGTTGTCGTGCCGATAATCGACCAGCCCACACCGGAGCCGGATGCGTTCAAGATTCTGGCGGGCCGCCGTGTCATTCTGATGCTGGATAACCTGACAGACTTCGTCGATGCCGCCGTTGACTTGACCACGTTTTGTAATCGACTCGGAAGCGTGGCAGATTATGTCGTCGTCGCAACCTGTCGTGATGGACCGGAACAACGAAGGGTCCGTGATGGATTCAGGGGTGGCTTGCGGACGCTCTACGAACGCATACCGCTAAAGTTGCGCCTCGAACCATTGAACGCCGATGACAAGCGGACGCTTGCCGAGTCGGCTGACATCGACTGGGACCCTGCACGAGAGGCACTGTACCCAACGCCCGGATCGATCATCATGGCAGACGCGCTGTCAGCAATGACGGGGCGGTTTGATCAGTTGGCGATTGGTCCGCGTACCGTCGTCCTGGCGATCACCCTTCTGGATTATGCTGGAATTGCGCCGGTAACGAGGAAACGCGTGGCGGCTGTCGTTTGTGATGTCTTCGGTCAGGCGGTGAATCTGGATGACGGCCTGAACCAGCTTGCAGACTCCAGCTTCATCGGAAAGCCAGCCAACCGCGATCCAATTCTGCCCGAGCCTGCGTATATCCGACCGCCTGTCGTCAATTACGCCGAGCATCGGACTGGAGGTCCGCGCGGCGATTTCGACGCGTTGGCAGACTCCCTGTCGACGCACTCGGACGCTGCCGGCTTGTTCTATCTCAGTACAGTACTAGATAGTAAAACCGAACACGATCGATTGCGTATTGTTAACTGCCTAGACAAATCGCTTGCAATCGATCCAAACATCCCCGAGGCGCTATACAACAAGGGTGCCGCGCTCGATAACCTGGGCCGCTATGAGGAGGCGATCACGGCATATGACGCGGCGCTGGCGTTGCGCACAGATCCCGAGGCGCTGAACAACAAGGGTGTCGCGCTCGATAACCTGGGCCGCTATGAGGAGGCGATCACGGCATATGACGCGGCGCTGGCGTTGCGAGCGGAGTACCCCGAGGCGCTGAACAACAAGGGTGTCGCGCTCCGTAACCTGGGCCGTCATGAGGAGGCGATCACGGCATATGACGCGGCGCTGGCGTTGCGCACAGATCCCGAGGCGCTGAACAACAAGGGTGTCGCGCTCGATAACCTGGGCCGTCATGAGGAGGCGATCACGGCATATGACGCGGCGCTGGCGTTGCGAGCGGAGTACCCCGAGGCGCTGAACAACAAGGGTGTCGCGCTCGATAACCTGGGCCGTTATGAGGAGGCGATCACGGCATATGACGCGGCGCTGGCGTTGCGAGCGGAGTATCCCGAGGCGCTGAACAACAAGGGTGCCGCGCTCGATAACCTGGGCCGTCATGAGGAGGCGATCACGGCATATGACGCGGCGCTGGCGTTGCGCACAGATCCCGAGGCGCTGAACAACAAGGGTGCCGCGCTCGGTAACCTGGGCCGTCATGAGGGGGCGATCACGGCATATGACGCGGCGCTGGCGTTGCGCACAGATCCCGAGGCGCTATACAACAAAGGTGTCGCGCTCGGTAACCTGGGCCGTTATGAGGAGGCGATCATCTATTTCGATAAGGTGCTTGAGCTTAGGTCAGACATGCCTCAAGTGTTCTGCAATAAGGCAGTCGCTTTCGAACTCCTTGGTCGCTTAGATGATGCGAATAATTGCTTTGCAACCGCGGCCGAACTGGGATTCGATTGTGGACGCGGAGGTGATGGTTCGTCGGCGTCAAGCGTATCGACAGACAGGTGA
- a CDS encoding response regulator transcription factor — protein MIDILVIDDHPIVREGLVAILEAQQDFNVIAEGNDGAEAVTLYRRLQPDIVLMDLQMPGADGVLAIQQIRESDPEAKIVVLTAYDTDERILQAVQAGVRGYLLKGAPRDEIFRAIRVVHMGGSLLEPVVAGKLLNHVGGIMRGETREEELTSRELDVLRLMAHGLRNKEIAAELLITERTVKFHANSIYQKLDVSGRTEAVSRAIQRGLVRV, from the coding sequence ATGATCGACATCCTCGTCATCGACGACCACCCGATCGTTCGCGAGGGACTCGTGGCGATACTCGAAGCCCAGCAGGACTTCAACGTCATCGCCGAAGGCAACGACGGCGCCGAGGCTGTCACGCTCTATCGACGGCTGCAGCCCGACATCGTCCTGATGGACCTCCAGATGCCCGGCGCCGATGGCGTGCTGGCGATCCAGCAGATAAGGGAGAGCGATCCCGAGGCGAAGATCGTCGTTCTGACCGCCTACGATACCGATGAGCGCATTCTGCAGGCTGTCCAGGCCGGCGTGCGCGGCTATTTGCTGAAGGGCGCGCCGCGCGATGAGATTTTCCGCGCCATCCGTGTCGTCCACATGGGCGGCTCGTTGCTGGAGCCTGTCGTGGCCGGCAAGCTGCTCAACCATGTCGGCGGCATCATGCGCGGCGAGACCCGCGAGGAGGAGCTGACCTCTCGCGAGCTCGACGTGCTCCGACTGATGGCCCACGGGCTGCGGAACAAGGAGATTGCTGCCGAGCTGCTGATCACCGAGCGAACCGTCAAGTTCCACGCCAACTCGATCTACCAGAAGCTCGATGTCAGTGGGCGCACCGAAGCCGTGTCCCGGGCCATCCAGCGCGGCCTCGTCAGGGTCTGA
- a CDS encoding YtxH domain-containing protein, whose protein sequence is MIKREESRHDLAFLAGVVVGAISGALAALALTPMSGAQTREKLKDTTSNLTPVREKVAESASHAVATSKEKSAGFTAAASQALVTGKEKAADAASHAVATSKEMAASATAAAGQAMATGKEKAADATTAASQALATGKEKAADAASHAVATSKEMAASATAAAGQAVATGKDKAAEVAARSPLPVGQKEAEQDVVVREDIATHAPEPDGAAKPGDTEDA, encoded by the coding sequence ATGATCAAACGAGAAGAAAGTCGCCATGATCTGGCGTTCCTGGCCGGCGTCGTCGTCGGCGCAATCTCCGGCGCGCTTGCCGCGCTGGCGCTGACACCGATGTCTGGCGCCCAGACACGCGAGAAGCTGAAGGATACAACCAGCAACCTGACGCCGGTTCGGGAGAAGGTCGCCGAATCAGCCAGCCACGCTGTCGCGACGAGCAAGGAGAAGTCAGCCGGCTTCACCGCCGCCGCCAGTCAGGCCCTGGTCACTGGCAAGGAAAAGGCCGCCGACGCAGCCAGCCACGCCGTCGCGACGAGCAAGGAGATGGCCGCCAGCGCCACAGCCGCCGCCGGCCAGGCCATGGCCACCGGCAAGGAAAAGGCCGCCGACGCCACGACCGCCGCTAGTCAGGCCCTGGCCACCGGCAAGGAAAAGGCCGCCGACGCAGCCAGCCACGCCGTCGCAACGAGCAAGGAGATGGCTGCCAGCGCCACAGCCGCCGCCGGCCAGGCAGTCGCCACCGGCAAGGACAAAGCCGCGGAGGTGGCAGCGAGATCACCGCTGCCAGTCGGCCAGAAGGAAGCCGAGCAGGACGTGGTCGTGCGCGAGGACATCGCCACGCATGCCCCTGAGCCGGACGGCGCCGCCAAGCCCGGGGACACGGAAGACGCCTAG
- a CDS encoding helix-turn-helix domain-containing protein has protein sequence MSNKQHVVRLTAAERTELRQLIETGSAHARRLKRARILLKADASIAGPRWTDVQIAEALECSPRTVARLRERCCREGLAASLGRRPSTRVYRRRFDGAAEARLTTLACSPAPAGAARWTLRLLADTVVEQEIVPQVCPETVRMTLKKTSSSRG, from the coding sequence ATGAGTAATAAGCAACACGTGGTACGGCTGACGGCAGCGGAACGAACGGAATTGCGCCAGCTCATTGAGACAGGGTCCGCCCATGCCAGGCGCCTTAAACGCGCCCGCATCCTGCTCAAAGCCGATGCCAGTATCGCCGGACCACGGTGGACCGATGTCCAGATTGCGGAGGCACTGGAATGCAGTCCCCGGACGGTCGCGCGACTCCGGGAACGATGCTGTCGTGAGGGTCTGGCCGCCAGTCTGGGGCGACGTCCCTCGACACGGGTCTATCGGCGACGCTTTGATGGCGCAGCGGAAGCCCGGCTGACCACGCTTGCTTGTAGTCCTGCACCAGCGGGTGCTGCCCGCTGGACGCTGCGCTTGCTGGCCGATACCGTGGTGGAGCAGGAGATTGTCCCCCAGGTGTGCCCGGAGACGGTCCGCATGACACTTAAAAAAACGTCCTCAAGCCGTGGCTGA